A single genomic interval of Microbacterium sp. BLY harbors:
- a CDS encoding thiamine-binding protein yields the protein MLIAFSVAPSGAPADGAERTDASVHDAVAAAVRVVRASGLPHRTTSMFTEIEGPDWDTVMDVVKRATEAVLPFGSRVSLVLKADIRPGYTGELDAKVERLEAAIEESDDR from the coding sequence ATGCTGATCGCCTTCTCCGTCGCCCCCAGTGGCGCGCCCGCCGACGGTGCCGAGCGCACCGATGCCTCCGTGCACGACGCGGTCGCGGCGGCTGTCCGCGTCGTCCGTGCGTCGGGCCTCCCGCACCGCACGACGAGCATGTTCACCGAGATCGAGGGTCCGGACTGGGACACCGTCATGGACGTGGTCAAGCGGGCGACGGAGGCGGTGCTGCCGTTCGGCTCCCGGGTGTCGCTCGTCCTCAAGGCCGACATCCGTCCCGGCTACACGGGAGAGCTCGACGCCAAGGTCGAGCGTCTGGAGGCGGCGATCGAGGAGTCCGACGACCGCTAA
- a CDS encoding MFS transporter, whose protein sequence is MNPSASSRGAAKWALLSLAIGSFGIGMTEFVVMGLLPNIAADLLPSVWASSQEEALSQAGWLISLYALGVVIGAPTIAGFVARYPRHRVMIVLALALTVFNALTVVLPTFELVGVSRFLAGLPHGAYFGIGALVAADVMGPGNRAKGVAFILTGLTVANVVGVPLGTYLGQEWGWRAAFAVVALVFALATVCIALFVPAHPGDPGRTMRAELGVFRIGQVWFTLGVGAIGFGGFFAVYSYIAPLVTEVAGSPDWVVPIVLVLMGLGMTGGNLVGGHLADIDLRRTLLLGLAAMAVVFALLAVLSFWIVTLSLVVVLVGFVSSVLSPTIQTRLMDVAGDNQSIAAAMNHSALNIGNSLGAFLGGIVIAIGWGFTAPAWTGVVLAVAGLLIALVSYRVEAGRVVPTPVLAS, encoded by the coding sequence GTGAATCCCTCGGCATCCTCGAGGGGTGCGGCGAAGTGGGCGCTCCTCTCCCTCGCCATCGGCAGTTTCGGCATCGGCATGACCGAGTTCGTGGTCATGGGCCTGCTGCCGAACATCGCCGCCGATCTCCTCCCGTCCGTCTGGGCGTCGAGCCAGGAGGAGGCGCTGAGCCAGGCCGGCTGGCTTATCTCGCTGTACGCACTCGGCGTGGTCATCGGCGCCCCGACCATCGCCGGCTTCGTCGCCCGCTATCCGCGGCATCGGGTGATGATCGTCCTCGCGCTGGCGTTGACGGTGTTCAACGCGCTCACCGTGGTGCTGCCGACGTTCGAACTCGTCGGGGTGTCGCGTTTCCTCGCCGGGCTCCCGCACGGGGCCTACTTCGGCATCGGCGCGCTCGTGGCGGCGGACGTGATGGGGCCGGGGAACCGGGCGAAGGGCGTCGCGTTCATCCTCACCGGACTCACGGTGGCCAATGTCGTCGGCGTGCCCCTGGGCACGTACCTCGGTCAGGAGTGGGGCTGGCGCGCGGCGTTCGCCGTCGTCGCCCTCGTCTTCGCGCTCGCGACCGTCTGCATCGCGCTGTTCGTCCCGGCGCATCCGGGCGACCCGGGCCGCACGATGCGGGCCGAGCTCGGGGTGTTCCGCATCGGGCAGGTGTGGTTCACGCTCGGCGTCGGGGCCATCGGCTTCGGCGGTTTCTTCGCCGTCTACAGCTACATCGCCCCGCTCGTGACGGAGGTCGCCGGGTCGCCGGACTGGGTCGTGCCGATCGTGCTCGTGCTCATGGGGCTCGGCATGACGGGCGGGAACCTCGTCGGCGGTCATCTGGCCGACATCGACCTCCGCCGGACGCTGCTGCTGGGCCTCGCCGCGATGGCCGTCGTGTTCGCTCTCCTCGCCGTGCTCTCGTTCTGGATCGTGACCCTGAGCCTCGTGGTGGTCCTCGTCGGTTTCGTCTCCTCCGTGCTCAGCCCGACGATCCAGACTCGGTTGATGGATGTGGCCGGCGACAACCAGTCGATCGCGGCGGCCATGAACCACTCCGCCCTGAACATCGGCAACAGTCTGGGCGCCTTCCTCGGCGGCATCGTCATCGCGATCGGCTGGGGCTTCACCGCACCCGCCTGGACCGGGGTCGTGCTCGCGGTGGCCGGGCTCCTCATCGCGCTGGTGTCGTATCGGGTGGAGGCGGGACGCGTCGTGCCGACACCCGTGCTCGCATCGTAG
- a CDS encoding NUDIX domain-containing protein: MTTADADLPLAGTVVLLRSSPGGFEVLLLRRPSRGSFADAWVFPGGKVEPGDRQAGASDVEDAHRAAARETAEEVGLVVDDLVPLSEWQPPAEAPVRIRTWFFLALAPDAEASPAADEVVELAWTTPAEALARHAAGEWRLFPPTWLTLHRLSAFADVDAALASGGAVELFQTQVRDGGRVFGWAQGTLHAHTLPWRFEPV; this comes from the coding sequence GTGACCACCGCCGACGCCGACCTGCCGCTTGCCGGAACCGTCGTCCTGCTGCGCTCGAGCCCCGGGGGTTTCGAGGTGCTGCTGCTGCGCCGTCCGTCGCGAGGCTCCTTCGCAGACGCCTGGGTGTTCCCCGGCGGGAAGGTCGAGCCGGGGGACCGTCAGGCGGGCGCCTCGGACGTCGAGGACGCGCACCGTGCCGCCGCCAGAGAGACCGCGGAGGAGGTCGGACTCGTCGTCGACGACCTGGTGCCGCTGTCGGAGTGGCAGCCGCCTGCGGAGGCGCCCGTGCGGATCCGCACCTGGTTCTTCCTCGCCCTCGCGCCGGATGCAGAGGCCTCGCCGGCGGCCGATGAGGTCGTCGAACTCGCGTGGACGACCCCGGCCGAGGCTCTCGCCCGTCACGCTGCGGGGGAGTGGCGGCTGTTCCCGCCGACCTGGCTCACGCTGCACCGCCTGTCCGCCTTCGCCGATGTCGACGCCGCGCTCGCATCCGGCGGCGCGGTCGAGTTGTTCCAGACGCAGGTGCGCGACGGGGGCCGCGTGTTCGGCTGGGCACAGGGGACGCTGCACGCCCACACTCTGCCGTGGCGGTTCGAGCCGGTCTGA
- a CDS encoding homoserine O-acetyltransferase, with protein MDWQTTSEDTVPSAPVTEADVRLLRARPPATGAWRDGDPVGGRRFAAFGAFDTESGARLPGIRLAYESWGELNAARDNAVLVLHALTGDSHLRGEAGAGHPTAGWWEDVVGPGAPLDTDEWFVIAPNMLGGCQGSTGPASIAPDGYEWASRFPYLTIRDQVAAQVRLADALGIDSWAAVIGGSMGGMHALEWAVSQPERVQRLAVLSSPPVTTADQIALNTVQLETIRMDPRFQGGEYYDLADGDGPHRGLALARRMALLNYRSPIELNQRFQRSWQSDVSPLGHGGRFAVESYLDFHGNKFTRRFDANSYITLVEAMNSHDVGRGRGGVEEALTAVTATTLVLGIDSDRLFPVDGQQRIARSITNVLDGEAVVLTSDFGHDGFLIETDAVGTHLRRLLEA; from the coding sequence ATGGACTGGCAGACGACCTCCGAGGACACGGTGCCGTCGGCACCGGTGACGGAGGCCGACGTCCGGCTGCTCCGTGCCCGCCCGCCCGCCACGGGCGCCTGGCGGGACGGCGACCCCGTCGGCGGCCGCCGGTTCGCCGCGTTCGGCGCCTTCGACACGGAGAGCGGAGCCCGGCTCCCCGGCATCCGCCTCGCGTACGAGAGCTGGGGCGAGCTGAACGCCGCACGGGACAACGCCGTGCTCGTGCTGCACGCCCTCACCGGCGACAGCCACCTGCGCGGTGAGGCCGGCGCCGGTCACCCGACGGCGGGCTGGTGGGAGGACGTCGTGGGCCCCGGTGCGCCGCTCGACACCGACGAGTGGTTCGTCATCGCGCCGAACATGCTCGGCGGGTGCCAGGGATCGACCGGCCCCGCGAGCATCGCCCCCGACGGCTACGAATGGGCGTCCCGTTTTCCCTACCTCACGATCCGCGACCAGGTCGCAGCGCAGGTGCGTCTGGCCGACGCGCTCGGCATCGACAGCTGGGCGGCGGTGATCGGCGGCTCGATGGGCGGCATGCACGCGTTGGAGTGGGCCGTGTCGCAGCCGGAGCGGGTGCAGCGTCTCGCCGTGCTCTCCTCGCCGCCGGTGACCACCGCCGACCAGATCGCGCTCAACACCGTGCAGCTCGAGACCATCCGCATGGACCCGCGCTTCCAGGGTGGCGAGTACTACGACCTCGCGGACGGCGACGGCCCGCACCGCGGCTTGGCTCTCGCCCGTCGCATGGCGCTGTTGAACTACCGCAGCCCGATCGAGCTCAACCAGCGGTTCCAGCGCTCCTGGCAGTCGGACGTCTCCCCGCTCGGCCACGGCGGACGTTTCGCCGTGGAGTCGTACCTCGACTTCCACGGGAACAAGTTCACGCGCCGCTTCGACGCCAACAGCTACATCACCCTCGTCGAGGCGATGAACTCGCACGACGTCGGCCGCGGTCGGGGCGGTGTCGAGGAGGCTCTGACGGCAGTGACGGCGACGACGCTCGTTCTCGGCATCGACAGCGATCGCCTGTTCCCGGTGGACGGTCAGCAGCGGATCGCCCGGAGCATCACGAACGTGCTCGACGGCGAGGCCGTGGTGCTCACGAGCGACTTCGGCCACGATGGGTTCCTCATCGAGACCGACGCCGTCGGCACCCACCTGCGGCGACTCCTCGAGGCCTGA
- a CDS encoding bifunctional o-acetylhomoserine/o-acetylserine sulfhydrylase gives MSAPETWRFETKQIHSGAAPDPVTKARATPIYQTTSYVFDSADHAANLFALAEFGNIYTRIQNPTQDVLEQRLAALEGGTGALVLSSGQAASTFAILNIAQAGDHFVASSSIYGGTYNLFKYTLAKLGIEVTFVENQDDPEEWRRAVRPNTKLFFAETIGNPQINVLDIRTVADIAHESGVPLIVDNTIATPYLIRPFEHGADIVVHSITKFLGGHGTTIGGVVIDGGSFAWSENVEKFPGLTEPDPSYHGASYTAAVGDPLAYIIKARVQLLRDLGSAIAPQSAWNLIQGVETLSLRIERHVQNAQEIAEWLDSRDDVAAVNYSGLPSSPWYAKANEYAPKGVGAVLSFELKGGVEAGREFVNSLSLFSHLANIGDVRSLVIHPASTTHAQLTPEQQLTAGVTPGLVRLSVGLENIEDLKADLDQALAAARAVSEAARA, from the coding sequence ATGTCCGCACCCGAGACCTGGCGTTTCGAGACCAAGCAGATCCACTCGGGCGCCGCCCCCGACCCCGTCACCAAGGCCAGGGCGACGCCGATCTACCAGACCACGTCCTACGTGTTCGACAGCGCCGACCACGCCGCGAACCTCTTCGCCCTCGCCGAGTTCGGGAACATCTACACCCGCATCCAGAACCCGACCCAGGACGTCCTGGAGCAGCGCCTCGCCGCGCTCGAAGGGGGCACCGGCGCCCTCGTCCTCTCCAGCGGCCAGGCCGCCTCGACCTTCGCGATCCTCAACATCGCCCAGGCCGGCGACCACTTCGTCGCGTCGAGCTCGATCTACGGCGGCACCTACAACCTCTTCAAGTACACGCTCGCCAAGCTCGGCATCGAGGTCACCTTCGTCGAGAACCAGGACGACCCGGAGGAGTGGCGCCGTGCCGTCCGCCCGAACACCAAGCTGTTCTTCGCGGAGACGATCGGCAACCCGCAGATCAACGTGCTCGACATCCGCACTGTCGCCGACATCGCGCACGAGAGCGGTGTCCCGCTGATCGTCGACAACACGATCGCCACCCCCTACCTCATCCGTCCGTTCGAGCACGGCGCCGACATCGTCGTCCACTCGATAACGAAGTTCCTCGGCGGCCACGGCACCACCATCGGTGGCGTCGTGATCGACGGCGGCTCGTTCGCGTGGTCGGAGAACGTCGAGAAGTTCCCCGGTCTCACCGAGCCGGACCCCTCCTACCACGGCGCCAGCTACACGGCGGCGGTCGGCGACCCGCTCGCGTACATCATCAAGGCCCGTGTGCAGCTGCTCCGCGACCTCGGCTCGGCCATCGCCCCGCAGAGCGCGTGGAACCTCATCCAGGGTGTCGAGACGCTGTCGCTGCGCATCGAGCGCCACGTGCAGAACGCGCAGGAGATCGCCGAGTGGCTGGACAGCCGTGACGACGTCGCGGCGGTCAACTACTCCGGCCTGCCGTCCTCGCCCTGGTACGCCAAGGCGAACGAGTACGCCCCGAAGGGTGTCGGCGCGGTGCTGTCGTTCGAGCTCAAGGGCGGGGTCGAGGCCGGACGCGAGTTCGTCAACAGCCTCTCCCTGTTCAGCCACCTCGCCAACATCGGCGATGTGCGCTCGCTCGTCATCCACCCCGCGTCCACGACCCACGCGCAGCTCACCCCGGAGCAGCAGCTGACGGCGGGGGTCACCCCCGGTCTCGTGCGTCTGTCGGTGGGACTCGAGAACATCGAGGACCTCAAGGCCGACCTGGACCAGGCGCTCGCCGCCGCGCGTGCCGTCTCGGAGGCCGCCCGCGCCTGA
- a CDS encoding SDR family oxidoreductase, whose protein sequence is MANRRAVVTGASSGIGQATVRALRSRGWDVVGVARRADRLAALSAETGASTIACDLTDDVAVEALIGELERTGPVHALVQVAGGARGTDRVESASVADWQWMYEANVLATQRLVAGLLPLLRRTADADGHADLLFVTSTAAQNAYPGGAGYNAAKAAEAMLVRALRQELNGEPLRVAEIAPGMVHTEEFTLNRLGGDAVAAEAVYSGVEAPLLAEDVADVIAYALDAPAHVNLDLITMRPVAQSAQHLLARGPLRVRPVE, encoded by the coding sequence ATGGCGAACAGACGTGCAGTGGTGACAGGTGCGAGTTCCGGGATCGGGCAGGCGACCGTGCGGGCGCTGCGGTCGCGGGGGTGGGACGTCGTCGGCGTCGCCCGCCGTGCGGACCGTCTCGCCGCCCTCTCCGCCGAGACCGGGGCATCGACCATCGCCTGCGATCTGACGGATGACGTGGCGGTGGAGGCGCTGATCGGCGAGCTCGAGCGGACCGGCCCCGTGCATGCGCTCGTCCAGGTCGCCGGCGGCGCACGGGGCACGGATCGTGTCGAGAGCGCCTCCGTCGCCGACTGGCAGTGGATGTACGAGGCGAACGTGCTCGCGACGCAGCGCCTCGTGGCGGGACTGCTGCCGCTGCTGCGTCGGACGGCGGACGCGGACGGCCACGCCGATCTGCTCTTCGTGACCTCGACGGCCGCCCAGAACGCGTACCCGGGTGGTGCCGGCTACAACGCCGCGAAGGCCGCGGAGGCGATGCTCGTGCGGGCATTGCGTCAGGAGCTGAACGGCGAGCCCCTGCGGGTGGCGGAGATCGCCCCCGGCATGGTGCACACCGAGGAGTTCACCCTGAACCGCCTCGGTGGCGACGCGGTGGCGGCGGAAGCCGTGTACTCCGGTGTCGAGGCGCCGCTCCTCGCCGAGGACGTCGCGGACGTCATCGCCTACGCCCTGGATGCGCCCGCCCACGTGAACCTCGACCTCATCACGATGCGGCCCGTCGCCCAGTCGGCACAGCACCTGCTCGCGCGCGGCCCCCTGCGCGTGCGCCCGGTCGAGTGA
- a CDS encoding uracil-DNA glycosylase — protein MTGGRTLAQLAEEGLIDAGWAEALAPAQDTLTALGDRLRAEQAAGHGYLPAGPQVLRAFQRPLADVRVLITGQDPYPTSGHPIGLSFAVDRDVRPLPRSLTNIYKERESDLGLPPAPHGDLTAWSDQGVLLLNRVLTVRPGAAGSHRGWGWEQVTELAIRTLVARDQPLVAILWGRDAANLQPLLGDTPVIASAHPSPLSARRGFFGSRPFSRANALLEGLGSGPVDWRVEGEASASLS, from the coding sequence GTGACCGGAGGGCGCACCCTCGCCCAGCTTGCGGAGGAGGGGCTGATCGATGCGGGCTGGGCGGAGGCACTGGCCCCGGCGCAGGACACCCTGACGGCGCTCGGCGATCGGCTCCGTGCCGAGCAGGCGGCCGGCCACGGCTATCTCCCCGCCGGCCCGCAGGTGCTGCGGGCGTTCCAGCGTCCGCTCGCCGACGTCCGGGTGCTCATCACGGGACAGGATCCGTATCCGACCTCCGGACACCCGATCGGCTTGTCGTTCGCCGTGGACCGCGACGTGCGACCGCTGCCGCGGAGCCTGACGAACATCTACAAGGAGCGGGAGTCCGATCTCGGTCTGCCTCCCGCGCCGCACGGCGACCTCACCGCGTGGAGTGATCAGGGTGTGCTGCTGCTGAACCGGGTGCTGACGGTGCGCCCCGGCGCGGCGGGCTCCCACCGGGGCTGGGGATGGGAGCAGGTGACGGAGCTCGCGATCCGCACCCTCGTGGCCCGGGATCAGCCGCTCGTCGCGATCCTCTGGGGGCGCGACGCGGCGAACCTCCAGCCTCTCCTCGGCGACACCCCCGTGATCGCCTCCGCGCATCCGTCCCCTCTCTCGGCGCGTCGCGGCTTCTTCGGCTCCCGCCCCTTCTCCCGTGCGAACGCGCTGCTCGAGGGTCTCGGCAGCGGTCCCGTGGATTGGCGGGTGGAGGGCGAGGCGTCCGCCTCCCTAAGCTGA
- a CDS encoding GNAT family N-acetyltransferase — translation MQFEPGDRRRVLPRHLRPASAPDTFSYAIRPARAADLPHVREIYNHFVSNSAVTLDERRSSIPYWRDKFALLERLGLPFLVAVSPSGSVLGYALAQPWAGKNAYRYTVEDSIYLGPGAAGKGLGSALLQALIEACEQRGLREMVAVISDQGAEASIRLHEKLGFVEAGRMGRVGHKFGRDLGTVYLRRVLRPSRPRRRSLFPR, via the coding sequence ATGCAGTTCGAGCCGGGGGACCGCCGTCGTGTTCTGCCGCGCCATCTGCGCCCGGCCTCCGCGCCGGACACCTTCTCGTATGCGATCCGTCCTGCTCGCGCCGCTGACCTGCCGCACGTCCGTGAGATCTACAACCACTTCGTCAGCAACTCCGCCGTCACCCTGGACGAGCGCCGCAGCAGCATCCCGTACTGGCGGGACAAGTTCGCGCTGCTGGAGCGGCTCGGGCTGCCCTTCCTCGTGGCCGTCTCGCCGTCCGGCTCCGTCCTCGGCTATGCGCTCGCGCAGCCGTGGGCGGGCAAGAACGCCTACCGGTACACGGTCGAGGACTCCATCTACCTCGGTCCCGGCGCGGCTGGCAAGGGGCTCGGGTCGGCTTTGCTGCAGGCGCTGATCGAGGCGTGCGAGCAGCGCGGGCTCCGCGAGATGGTCGCTGTCATCAGCGATCAGGGCGCCGAGGCGTCGATCCGGCTGCACGAGAAGCTCGGCTTCGTGGAGGCGGGACGCATGGGTCGCGTCGGCCACAAGTTCGGTCGCGACCTCGGCACGGTCTACCTGCGCCGCGTCCTGCGCCCCTCACGCCCCCGTCGTCGTTCGCTCTTCCCGCGCTGA
- a CDS encoding ABC transporter ATP-binding protein yields MSLIEARGLRRDHVVPKRTAFERTRRQTALEPTDLDIAEGSSVGIIGESGSGKSTLVRLLLGLDHPTAGTVRVDGRVVDARASARSLHWLRRQTGLVFQDPYASLDPRMTAGQIVREPLWALGIDGDHRARVGEMLARVGLDPEMGDRYPHEFSGGQRQRIALARALVHRPRILVGDEPLSALDVTVRAQILELLAELRVTEELTLLLVSHDIGVVQNLCDTVLVMKDGRIVERGPTREVLLHPEADYTRTLLAAIPVIPDA; encoded by the coding sequence ATGAGCCTCATCGAGGCCCGTGGGCTGCGTCGTGACCACGTGGTGCCGAAGCGCACGGCGTTCGAGCGGACCCGCCGGCAGACGGCGTTGGAGCCGACCGACCTCGACATCGCCGAGGGTTCCTCCGTCGGGATCATCGGCGAGTCCGGTTCGGGCAAATCGACCCTCGTGCGGCTCCTGCTCGGTCTCGACCACCCGACGGCCGGGACGGTGAGAGTGGACGGCCGGGTCGTGGATGCCCGAGCGTCCGCGCGTTCACTGCACTGGCTCCGCCGGCAGACCGGACTCGTCTTCCAGGACCCCTACGCCTCTCTCGATCCGCGCATGACCGCCGGCCAGATCGTGCGCGAGCCGCTGTGGGCCCTCGGCATCGACGGAGACCATCGGGCGCGGGTGGGCGAAATGCTCGCCCGCGTGGGACTCGACCCTGAGATGGGCGACCGGTACCCGCACGAGTTCTCGGGTGGGCAGCGGCAGCGGATCGCCCTGGCCCGCGCGCTCGTGCATCGCCCCCGGATCCTCGTGGGTGACGAGCCGCTGTCGGCGCTGGACGTGACGGTGCGGGCGCAGATCCTCGAGCTCCTCGCGGAGCTGCGGGTCACGGAGGAGCTCACGCTGCTGCTCGTGTCGCATGACATCGGCGTGGTGCAGAACCTCTGCGACACGGTCCTCGTGATGAAGGACGGCCGCATCGTCGAGCGCGGTCCCACCCGCGAGGTGCTCCTGCACCCCGAAGCGGACTACACCCGCACGCTCCTCGCCGCGATCCCCGTCATCCCCGACGCCTGA
- a CDS encoding ABC transporter ATP-binding protein yields MSLTVEDLVIEIDGRRVVDGVSFEVPDGTRLGVIGESGSGKSLTALAVLGLLPDGANARGSIRWNGIELIGMPDRDLARLRGDELGIVFQEPRTALNPIRTVGRQIAESIRIHEGIGRREARDRAIAEAARVRLPDPETIVDRYPHQLSGGQRQRVAIAMALACRPRLLIADEPTTALDVTIQAEILSLLLGLVAEEGMSLLFITHDLAVLSQVATAGVVLEHGHVVESAPVSRLLSAPSSPVTQGLLRDATATLWRPEGGKA; encoded by the coding sequence ATGAGCCTGACAGTGGAGGATCTCGTCATCGAGATCGACGGACGACGTGTCGTCGACGGGGTCTCGTTCGAGGTCCCCGACGGCACCCGTCTCGGCGTGATCGGCGAGTCGGGTTCCGGCAAGTCCCTCACCGCCCTCGCAGTGCTCGGGCTGCTGCCCGACGGCGCGAACGCTCGCGGGAGCATCCGGTGGAACGGCATCGAGCTGATCGGGATGCCCGACCGCGACCTCGCGCGTCTCCGAGGCGACGAGCTCGGCATCGTGTTCCAGGAGCCGCGGACGGCACTCAACCCGATCCGCACCGTGGGCCGCCAGATCGCGGAGTCGATCCGGATCCACGAGGGCATCGGGCGGCGCGAGGCGAGGGACCGGGCGATCGCCGAAGCCGCCCGCGTCCGGCTCCCCGATCCCGAGACCATCGTCGATCGGTACCCGCATCAGCTCTCCGGCGGGCAGCGACAGCGGGTCGCGATCGCCATGGCCCTCGCCTGCCGGCCGCGGCTGCTGATCGCCGATGAGCCCACGACGGCCCTCGACGTCACGATCCAGGCCGAGATCCTCTCCCTTCTGCTCGGTCTCGTCGCCGAGGAGGGCATGTCGCTGCTGTTCATCACGCACGACCTCGCGGTGCTCTCCCAGGTCGCCACCGCCGGCGTGGTGCTCGAACACGGGCACGTGGTCGAGAGCGCCCCGGTGTCGCGCCTGCTGAGCGCACCGTCCTCGCCGGTCACGCAGGGGCTGCTGCGGGATGCGACCGCGACGCTCTGGCGTCCCGAGGGAGGAAAGGCATGA
- a CDS encoding ABC transporter permease, whose amino-acid sequence MSAHWFPRFWQTSTGRFGLIVVAVIALTAAVSLFWTPFDPRASDIGDRWLPPGWPHLLGTDDTGRDILSLLMAGARTTVFVSVGAGLVATLVGIALAALGALTTRLIRETVAVLVDILIAFPVLLIAMMISSVWGGSLWVVIWAVGIGFGVNIARVTRPELRRVQQSDFLLAARASGLTPAQSLVRHLLPNVAPVFIVQLSWSMAVAVLAEAGLSYLGFGASVVEPSWGLLLADLQRYIGVHPLSVIWPGLTITLTVLALNLLGDGLREATDPTLRHRAAETHTPAVVA is encoded by the coding sequence ATGAGTGCGCACTGGTTCCCCCGGTTCTGGCAGACCTCGACCGGGCGGTTCGGGCTGATCGTCGTCGCCGTCATCGCCCTCACCGCCGCCGTGTCGCTGTTCTGGACGCCTTTCGACCCGCGGGCCTCGGACATCGGTGACCGCTGGCTGCCGCCCGGGTGGCCCCACCTGCTGGGAACGGATGACACCGGGCGCGACATCCTCAGCCTGCTCATGGCCGGCGCGCGGACCACCGTCTTCGTCAGCGTCGGCGCAGGACTCGTGGCGACCCTCGTCGGTATCGCCCTCGCCGCCCTGGGCGCGCTGACCACGCGACTCATCCGGGAGACGGTGGCCGTGCTCGTCGACATCCTCATCGCCTTCCCGGTGCTGCTGATCGCGATGATGATCTCGTCGGTCTGGGGCGGTTCGCTCTGGGTCGTGATCTGGGCGGTGGGGATCGGCTTCGGCGTGAACATCGCCCGCGTCACCCGTCCGGAACTGCGCCGCGTGCAGCAGAGCGACTTCCTGCTCGCCGCGCGCGCCTCCGGGCTCACCCCCGCGCAGAGCCTCGTGAGGCACCTCCTGCCCAACGTCGCCCCCGTCTTCATCGTGCAGCTGTCCTGGTCGATGGCCGTGGCCGTGCTCGCCGAGGCCGGCCTGTCGTACCTGGGATTCGGCGCCTCGGTGGTCGAGCCCAGCTGGGGGCTGCTGCTCGCGGACCTGCAGCGCTACATCGGCGTGCATCCCCTGTCCGTGATCTGGCCCGGGCTCACCATCACCCTCACCGTCCTCGCCCTCAACCTGCTGGGCGACGGACTGCGGGAGGCCACCGATCCCACCCTGCGGCATCGCGCCGCCGAGACGCACACACCGGCGGTGGTCGCATGA
- a CDS encoding ABC transporter permease → MLRYALVRGALLIAGLLVSSALIFLTLRVFPGDVAQLIAGTQASPAEVDALRESLGLNRPLLAQYTDWIGGIFRGDLGTSMLSGASVGEELLLKAQVTVPLGIMSLVIAVLIAVPFGIIAALRRGHRDGTALSVGAQALAAVPVVWAGMMLIVVFSVWLGWLPPQGFPRTGWSTPGRAIEALLLPALTIGIVEGAMLMRFVRSATLQAAGQDFVRTAAAKGLTKTRALVQHGIPAVGLSIITVLGLQVAGIIVGSVVIEQLFTLPGIGRMLVADVGTRDLIKVQSELLVLTGFVLVVGFVVDLLHRAIDPRQREAA, encoded by the coding sequence GTGCTGCGTTACGCGCTCGTCCGAGGAGCCCTGCTGATCGCAGGGCTCCTCGTGTCGAGCGCGCTCATCTTCCTCACCCTCCGCGTCTTCCCCGGGGACGTCGCGCAGCTGATCGCCGGCACCCAGGCCTCGCCCGCCGAGGTCGACGCGCTGCGGGAGTCGCTGGGCCTGAACCGGCCGCTGCTCGCGCAGTACACGGACTGGATCGGCGGCATCTTCCGTGGCGACCTCGGAACCTCGATGCTGTCGGGTGCCTCCGTCGGCGAGGAACTGCTCCTGAAGGCGCAGGTGACGGTCCCGCTCGGGATCATGTCCCTCGTGATCGCCGTGCTCATCGCCGTGCCGTTCGGGATCATCGCCGCCCTGCGCCGCGGACATCGGGACGGGACCGCGCTCAGCGTGGGCGCCCAGGCCCTCGCGGCCGTGCCGGTCGTCTGGGCGGGCATGATGCTGATCGTCGTCTTCTCGGTCTGGCTCGGCTGGCTGCCGCCCCAGGGCTTCCCCCGCACCGGCTGGTCCACACCCGGCCGGGCGATCGAGGCGCTGCTGCTGCCCGCGCTCACGATCGGCATCGTCGAGGGTGCCATGCTCATGCGCTTCGTCCGCAGCGCCACCCTGCAGGCGGCCGGACAGGACTTCGTCCGGACCGCCGCCGCCAAGGGACTGACCAAGACACGCGCCCTCGTCCAGCACGGCATCCCCGCCGTGGGGCTCTCGATCATCACCGTGCTCGGTCTCCAGGTCGCCGGCATCATCGTCGGCTCGGTGGTGATCGAACAGCTGTTCACCCTCCCCGGCATCGGACGGATGCTCGTGGCCGACGTCGGCACGCGAGACCTCATCAAGGTGCAGAGCGAACTCCTGGTCCTCACCGGGTTCGTGCTCGTCGTCGGCTTCGTCGTCGACCTTCTGCACCGGGCGATCGACCCCCGACAGCGGGAGGCCGCATGA